Part of the Clarias gariepinus isolate MV-2021 ecotype Netherlands chromosome 25, CGAR_prim_01v2, whole genome shotgun sequence genome is shown below.
GTCATTCATCGCTGATGTTGACACTTCTAGTCTGGAGCAGGACGCTTCTCATCCAAGCTCTGGAGAGAGGCCCGAACTGCCCCATTATTCCCAAGGGAAGCTCACTGCAACTGAGATAGATCACGCTGTTAGCAACCAGGAGTTCCTCACAGTGGAGGAGAGTGGCACTGGGCTGCAGGGGTGCAGCATCATTCCCTATAAAGACCTTCAAGACTGCTAAGTATTTGAACCCCCTTCAAACCTGGTGTACCCTGTTCTTCACCCAGATCGACCTCATCCTCTCCAGTGGTGAAGAACACCAAGGCCAACTGCCTGTCTCACCAACACTCCCCTGTTCCCCCAGAGACCCAGCTGATAAGAGCGACCCGCCCCATTGTGTCAGAGTCATCACCTGGGACTGGGAGGTTACCACCACACCACTGGATAAGATCTGCTGAACTCATCATATTACGTTTATTATTGTTCTTAGTTAATAAAACTAGCATGTTACTGTTCTGCTCATGGATTCTGTTTCATTCAGAATTGAATACAAAGTGGCCCTTCTTACACACCAGTGCATCTTTGGGGACGCCCCCTCCCTATCTCAAAGAACTTATTACTTCACATACATCTACACGCAACCTCCGTTCTGTCTCAGTTCTTCTGAAACCTCTGAAGACCGAGCTTCATACTATGGGAGATGGGGATTTTTGCTCAGCGGCACCTGGACTATGGAATGATCTCCTGTGTATCTGAGGACGCCACAGACTGTTGATGATTTTaaatctggttttaaaacgTATCTTTTTATCAGAACTTTTgggttaaaataatttatagcaCGTtgagatttgtttaaaatataaagcgcattataaataaaatgtattattattattattattattattattattatttccaacCAACCTGATGTTGTCTTTAGACGTGATTTATCTCATTGGTTTAGATTAAATCTACCATACACATGAACTGTAGGTGAAGTACCGACCTGGTGTGGGGTTTAAATCTAAACTTTGATAAACCTGTAGCACTTTATTCCActgattaaaatgtttgtggttgctttattcatttgtaatgtactttaaatacaaacacattaaatatttagattctgtatttgtaaaaacagtaattttttaacgttattattattattattattattattattagcggCACAGaggcttattggttagcactgttgcctccaggtccagggtttgattccagTCTCTGGTCCGTGTGCATGtgagtttgcaggttctccccTTGCATAGTAATGGAATAAATACAgcggtcaccattggcctccacggcccctagttggactaaAGAGGtcctagattattattattattattattattattattattattgctattgctattattattattgctattattattattattattattgctattattattaatattattattattgctattattattaatattattattattattattgctattattattattattattattatgaacttaaacttaaaaagtGATTTCATGAAAACAGTACAATTTTCTCTGTGTAAATCTTTCTATCACTGTTATTAAATAGTTTGTCCACAATAAGTCAATAATTTTACCAGACATGACAGATTCCATCGATCTTTTGcagtcacgtgactcccatcaTGGCAGAAGCATCGTTCACCAACCTTAGGCCACTGTGTGTATTTTCGTTGATAATTACATTTAAGGTGTATTTTGAAGccagaaaaaaaacccagaaagaTTATCTGAAAATCACCTGATGACCTACTGGATTAACCTAGCGGCTGATAGCTTCTGGACTTCCTGACTTATTCAAAAGAGAAACAAGTCTGTGAAAATGGATAAAGAAGATAAAAATAGTATTAATTTGCAGGGGGTTAATTTGGTACCATAAAGTGATTAGAAATATGTGACTCCTCCTTAAATTTGGTATCATTTGCtagtgttagcattagcattagctcaTTCAGTGAATCTGTTGCAGGTAAGACATGCAGGTAACGTTAACTAATACTGACATTTTAAGCCGTCTAATTAATAGGTAATTAACTATTTAGGAgttaaatagaaagctagtgcactatgtagggtgtacaatcccgtgttccacaaacaccaagtGTAATTCATCAGGGGTACCagagagatttgggattcagccttgtgttagaagctaggtAGCTGTGAACAAACCATCAGAAGTGGGCGGGATGAAGGCGCATAGACGTCATGAAGTCATGCGCAAAAggtcattaattaaataaacacttaaaataaaagtttcacCAGTTAGGTGATCATTTTTAACCTGAAACTCCTGACCACATGaacacatgttttatttttcacactgtaCAAACAGCAGATTTAAAGATTGCTGTCTGACCTTCTGAGTTGAAGTTTTTCCGGCAGGAAGCTCGATGGCGAGGCCGAGATCCGACAGTCGGCAGTGCCCCTGGCTGTCCAGGAGAACGTTCTCTGGCTTCATGTCCCGATAAACGATGTCCATAGCATGTAGATGCAGCATTCCTGTAGTGATCTGAGCGGTGTAATAAATGATCCGGTCCATCTCGATGCCTTTCTCACCGATGTGGTAGATGTGATATTTAAGGTCTCCGCCGTTCATCAGCGTCATCACCAAACACAGGTGAGTTTTGGTTGCGTAGGCGTACGCCAGGCTGACGATGAACGGGCTGTGCACCTTCTCCAGGATTCTCTTCTCCAGCAGGGCCATTTTCTCCCCCTGCTTCTTCTTCAGTCGTTTCTTGCACAGCTTCTTGCAGGCGTACATCTGGCCCGTGTTTTTCACCTGCACCGCACAaacctgaaaaaacaaaaaacattcactACATTGTTTTGGCAATAAGTATAGCTTAAACTCTTTATTAAGATCTTTCATCATACACAAAGTCCTCCAACAGGGAAAATAAAGTTTTCAACCAAATTTCACTCAAAATAGAAAAAGTTTGAAACTGGTTGCAAAATATTGACCAAAATTCTGTGTCTTGTGTCCAGTGTCAAAAGTGTCTTGTCTCTGTAGGACACATTTGGGGTCTCACAAGGTTCTTCAGTAATAATAATCTCAATAATATTTCATTATTCATCAGTTGGTTCTTTTTAAGAAACCCAAGAACCTATTACCATCCAAGAAAGCACACAACTCCAGCAGGATTATGGGACTCAATCTCAGTACCTTACCTCACCAAATCCGCCTTTCCCAAGTGTCCTGAACTCGTAGAAGTATTTGTCCGTGATGGGCTGCTTCTCGTACTCCTTCCACTGCAGGAACTTGTCAAAGAACGGGCTCAGCTGGTACTCCGTGAAAGGCTTTCCTTTGAGGAACTCTCTGACCGCTTCTTTTACTTTTCCCATCATCACAACTTCAAAATCTTTCTCCGTCACTGCTTTGCACTTCTCCAGCGCTTCTCCAGTCAGACAGGACAGGAAGCTCTTGGAACCTTCCTTGCAGAACTGGTTGATGATGTTGGTGCACGCTTTGTCCCGGGCCGCACCTTCAGCCAGTTCCCAATCGTTTAGCTCGTCCAGGAACTCCGCAGGGACGGCGTACTCGGGCGTCTCATTCAGATAAAGTCTGAAAAACTTCTTCCCGATGGGCTGAAGTTCACACAGGGACTCGAAGTCCTGACCCACAGACCCCCTGATGGACCCACAGTTCGCCAGTTTGGGAAGGGCAAGACTCTGCCGTCGTTTCCGCAGCTCCTTTTCATCTCCACCCTGAGCTTTCAGGTACGCCGTGTTGGCCACCAGGTTATCGAGGGCGCTCATGTCACACATTTTGGCTGTTTAACTTAAACTTGACTGTTCACAAAAAATCTACAGAGCTACAGAGTCGCGTTAGTGTGTGACTTGTTCGGAGGCTGAAATCCGAATGAGCCGCTCTGACGCAGGACCGAAAGATGCTGTAATTACTCATTTAGAATTAAATACCTGCCAGGGATTTCGGCTTAAGTACCCTTGTGTGGTCTGTACCTGTGCGCTATTCAGGGAAGAGACCTTATAAGAGGGTTCTCCCTTAAGAAGCTTTAAAGCCCGGCTAAATTTGGACAAACAGAGAACATAGATAAGTGGCTCTTTAGAGACCAGACAAAAAGGAACAAGTAAaagtcattattattgttattattattgttattattattattattattattattgttgttgttgttgttattattattgttgttgttattattattattattattattattattattattttgtcatgACAAAAGATTTAATAGaaattaattataatgtttaattgaatgtaaataaataaataaaagaattaagaataaatcatatttttattatatatcttATTATCTATTGTTGAAACAATaccatatttttaat
Proteins encoded:
- the grk7a gene encoding rhodopsin kinase grk7a, with the protein product MCDMSALDNLVANTAYLKAQGGDEKELRKRRQSLALPKLANCGSIRGSVGQDFESLCELQPIGKKFFRLYLNETPEYAVPAEFLDELNDWELAEGAARDKACTNIINQFCKEGSKSFLSCLTGEALEKCKAVTEKDFEVVMMGKVKEAVREFLKGKPFTEYQLSPFFDKFLQWKEYEKQPITDKYFYEFRTLGKGGFGEVCAVQVKNTGQMYACKKLCKKRLKKKQGEKMALLEKRILEKVHSPFIVSLAYAYATKTHLCLVMTLMNGGDLKYHIYHIGEKGIEMDRIIYYTAQITTGMLHLHAMDIVYRDMKPENVLLDSQGHCRLSDLGLAIELPAGKTSTQKAGTGAYMAPEILTETPYRTSVDWWSLGVSIYEMVSGYTPFRKDKADKDEVKRRIINDEPVFEHKNFDPLTKDVIQQFMKKKVEERLGCKGDDPRKHEWFKSINFPRLEAGLVSPPWLPKPNVVYAKDTGDIAEFSDVKGIEFNEKDEKLFREFSTGAIPIPWQKEMIDTGLFDELNDPQRKESSVGLDQDKKSGTCTLL